The segment CCGCCGCCGGTCGAGAGGACCCCGGGCTCCCGGGTCAATTCATCGAGAACTTGTTCCTCGACATCACGAAAGGCCTCTTCGCCCTCCCGCTCGAAGAACTCGCGGATGGGGCAGCCGATACGGCGCTCGAGTACTTGATCGGCATCCGCGTAAGGCAACTGCAGACGCCGCGCCAACTGGCGCCCTACGGTGGACTTGCCCGAGCCGGGCAATCCGATCAGACTGATGAACAAGCGACCGTCCTACCCCCGACCCTCAGCGCAGGGACGTGCGATCCGTCAGGGCCTTGGGGGTGATGAATACCAGCATCTCCCGCTTCTCGGAGCGCTTGACCTTGTTGCGGAACAGCACTCCCAGACCCGGCAAGTCACCGAAGAAGGGCACCTTAGCCGTATCTTCAGCCTCTGCTTGCGTGAAGATGCCGCCGATCACCACCGTACCGCCATTTTCGACCAACACCTGGGTCTTGACGTGCTTGGTGTCGATGGCAAAACCGGCCGGTGTGGACTGGCCCACCGTGTCCTTGTTGATGTCCAGTTCGAGGATCACATTGCCCTCAGGGGTGATCTGCGGCGTCACCTCCAGCATCAGGTTGGCCTTGCGGAAGGCAATCGATGTCGCGCCGCTGGCCGAAGCGATCTGGTATGGGAGCTCCGTGCCCTGCTCGATCACCGCCTTGACCTTGTCAGCCGTCACCACGCGGGGGCTGGATACCACTTTGCCCTTGCCATCTGCTTCCAGCGCAGAAATCTCAAGATTCAGGAAACGCGCTGCATTCTCACCGAAGATCGACACCGCAAAGGTCGATGCATTGAAGCCACCTTGACCGCCAGCAGGCAGGTTGACGAAAGTACCATTGGTCGTTCCGGCTGAAGCGGCATTGTAGGTGGGGCCGAAATCTACGCCCCGGCCCGACGTCGAGGTGATCTGGTCTATCCCCCCTCCCAATCGGACACCCAAGGACTTGCCAAAGGTATCAGATGCTTCCACGATCCGCGCCTCGATCAGCACCTGACGCACGGCTATGTCCAGTTTCGCGATCAGATCCTGCACCTGCTCCAGCTTGCTGCCGATATCGGTCACGAACAACTGATTGGTCCGCGGCTCGGCAATCGCACTGCCCCGGGGGCTGAGGATGCGAGCACTTACCACAGCCCCGGCGCCCGCGCCAACAGCCCCAGCGCCCGAGAGTTGACGCGCCACGTCCACTGCCTTGGCGTAGTTGAGCTGAAAGGACTGGGTGCGCACGGGCTCCAGGGTCTCGAGCGCAGCGTTGGCTTCACGCTCCAGTTTTTCCTTGGCCAGAATCTCGTCCTTGGGCGCAATCCAAAGCACATTGCCATTCTTGCGCAGGCCCAAGCCCTTGGATTGCAAAATGATGTCGAGCGCCTGATCCCAGGGCACATCCTGCAAGCGCAGGGTCACGTTACCAGCCACCGAGTCTGAGGTCACCACATTGAAGTTGGTGAAATCGGCAATGACCTGCAGCAGGGCCCGAATTTCAATATTCTGGAAATTCAGCGAGAGTTTCTGGCCGTTGTAGCCCGGTCCCTGAGTCAACTTGGCAGGGTCCACACGCAGCGACTTGACCTCCACCACAAACTGATCATCGCTTTGGTAGGCACTGTGCTCCCAGGCCCCCTTGGGCTCGATCACCATCCGCACACGGTCACCGACCTGGAAAGCGGTCACGGTCTGCACCGGCGTGCCGAAATCGGTCACATCGAGCTTGCGACGCAAGCCTTCCGGCAAACTGGATTTCATGAACTCGACCACCAGGGTCTGCCCACTCTGACGGATATCCACACCAACCTGGTTGTTCGGCAAGGCCACGACCACTCGTCCCGAACCGCTCACACCGCGACGGAAATCAAGGTCTTTGATTGGCAGGGTTTCGCGGCTCTTGCTTTCGGCAAACGTGGGGGCAGGTGCGGTGGGTGCCATGGTTGCCGCCACCGGGTCCAGTGTGAGCAGCAGCGATTTACCCTGTAGTTCCGCCTTGTAATTCGTAGCCTGGTTCAGATTCAGGACCACGCGGGTACGATCCCCGGCCGGGATGAGGTTGACCGAGCGCAGATTGCCCTGGTTGACTTCGATCGTCGAACGCCCCATGGCATTGCCCACACCAGGAATGTCCAGTGCGATCTTGGCGGGTGATTTGATAGAAAAACCGTTGGGTATGGCCGTCAGGGGTTGCGACAGATCGATCTTGACGACCTCAGCCCCACTTTGCAAGGAACCGGTCACCGCCTCGATGATCGGTTGGCTTGCAGGCGTCGCCGTCGTATTGGACGCCTGCGTTGCGGCTGTCTGTGCGAGCACAGAAACACCCCATACGGCCACGACCACGGCGCCAGCCCAGCGCGCCCACACAATCTGATTCTTCATTTGACTTTCTCCTGCAACTGCAGTGTGGCGGGACGCTCGATCCACTCGCCCACGGCGTCTTGCACAATTTCGCGCAAGATGACTTCTGTTTCGGTGATTTTGGTCACACGCCCATAGTTCATGCCCAGATAACTGCCCAGTCTGACCTGGTAAAGCAATCGATCAACCCGGATCAATGCCGCCGGTTGCCCTTCCTGGATCAGACTGCCGACCATGGACATGGTGTCCAGGGGAAAGGCTTCAAGGGCTTCCTTGCGGCGTGCCAGTTCCGGGGTGATCAGGGCGCTGGTGATGGTGGCAGGCTGGACCACGTCACGCTTCAGTGCCGATGTCAGCTTGTCCTGACTGAAAGGATCGACAGAGGCCGTATCGACGTAACTTTCGGGTTTGAACGGTTTGGGCTCGGAAATGGGGGCAACCTTGGGGCGCATCTGGTTACGCTGTTCCAGCATCCATGCACGCAACTCATCCTCACTGGATGCACCACAACCCGTCAGAACAAACACCGTCATCAGCAAAGGCAGATGCCTGATCAGATTCATTTCTTGCCCCCTGCAGGCTTGCGCTGCGCGGCAATTTCGTCTTTATCGAGGTAACGGAAGGTCTTGGCCGTTGCGTCCATGACCAGGGTACCCGCACCACGAGTGCTCCCCGGCACCACCGTCAGGTTGTTCAGCGTCACGATGCGCGACAGATGCGCGATATCGGAAGTGAAGGAAGCCATGTCATGGAAACGACCGGTTACCTTGATGGCAATCGGCAACTCGGCATAGTAGTCCCGGATCACCACCGAACCAGGCCTGAACAGGTCGAACTGCAAGCTGCGTCCCAGACCGGCCTGGTTGATATCGGACAGCAACGCATCCATTTCCGCCTTGCTGGGCAACTGCTTTTCCAGTTGCGTCACGTACTGCAGGACCTGCTCACGCTGTTTGCGAAGTGCATCCAGATTGATCGCCTTGGCCAGCTTGGTCCTGTATTCCTCGCGCAGCTTCACTTCCTTCTCGCGCGCCTGGGAGAGAATTTCGTCCTCGCCACTGAGCCAGACAAACCACAATACGACGACAACGAGAATCGCAAGTGCCAAGAAGAGCCCGTAGCGCGGCAGCGCCGGCCAGATCACGGGGTTGCGCGGATCCAGATTGCTGAACTGGGACTGCAGCGTTTCCTTGAGCTGCGCCAATTTCAAATTCAGAGATGATGTGCTTGCCATGTCGGTCCCCTTATGGCTTCACAGGCTGCGAGGCCGCTGACGCGGGCGCAGATGCGGCCGGCTCAGGCGGCCTCTGCACCTCGCTGGCACGCAGCATGCGCACACGCATGGTGAAATTGGCCACGCGACGCTGGTCTTTGCCGATAGGAACATTGGCCGCCACGATCTCGACCAGTTCTGGTTTCGCGAACCATGGCGAATGGTAGGCCAAGTTACGCAACAACTCCGAGACCCGCTCGTTGGACTGCGCCGTCCCCTGCAAGGTAATCAGCTGGTTGTCCTGGCGCATGCTGGTGATGTACACCCCCTCCGGGAACTGCCGCGTCAGCTCGGTCAGCAGATGCACCGGCATGTTGCGATCCGCCTGCAGGTTTTCCACCGCCTGCTGCCGGGCCCGCAAAGCGGCAATTTCAGCTTCCAGTGCAGCGATATCCTTGATCTGGTTGTCCAGTTTCTGGATCTCCTGGGTCAATACCGTGTTCAGGCCTTCCTGCGAGGAAATCTGCCCCTGGAGCCACAGGAACACGATGCCGGCGATCAGGCCACCGGCCAGGGCAGACGCACCCAGGGAAACGTTGAATACGTCCTGTCTTTTCTTGCGGGCGGCCTCACGGTGAGGCAGCAGATTGATCAGTATCACTGCAGAAACCTCCGCATCGCCAGCCCGCAGGACGTCAGATAGGACGGCGCCTCGCGGGTCATCTTCTTGAGGCGTATCCCGTCACCGATCTCCATGCCATCAAAGGGGTTGACCAGGCTGCACGGAAAACTCAGTTGCTGGGTCACGGCATCGGTCAAGCCGGACAGGGCCGCTGCCCCACCCGCCAGCATGATGTAGTCCACCTTGTGGTGGGGCGTACTGGTGAAGAAGAACTGCAAGGCACGTCCGATTTCCTGCACCATGCTTTCGATGAAGGGCCGCAACACGCTGCTCTCGTAGTCCTCGGGGAGCTCACCGCTGCGCTTCTTGGCCTCAGCCTCTTCCAGCGAAAAACCATACTGGCGCACGATCAACTGGGTCAGTTGGGCGCCGCCAAAAGCCTGGTCACGTTCGTACAGCACCTCGTCATCGCGGATCACCTGCATGCTGGTGGTCAATGCCCCGACCTCAAACAGGGCCACGATGGCACCCACCCCCTGCTCGGGCAGATTGGCAATCAGGCGCTTGGCCGCCAGGCGGGATGCGTAGGACTCCACGTCGACGATGACGGGCTTGAGGCCGGCCGATTCGGCCAAACCCTGAATGTCCTGGACCTTCTCCCGACGCGAAGCCGCAATCAGCACGTCAATATCACCTGCCGAGTTAGCGCTGGGGCCGATGACACAGAAGTCCAGACTCACTTCCTCCAGAGGGAAGGGGATGTACTGGTTGGCCTCGGCCTCCACCTGCATCTCGAGTTCCACCTCGCTCATGCCGCCGGGCAAAACGATCTTCTTGGTGATCACGGCCGAAGGCGGCAGGGCCATGGCCACATTCTTGGTCTTGGTTCCGCTCTTCTTGACCAGACGACGCACGGCCTCGGCCACCTCATCGAACTTCTCGATGTTGCCGTCCGTGATCCAGCCGCGCTCCAGCGGCTCGATCGCACAGCGATCAAGCACATACTGACCAGCCTTGTTTTTACTCAGCTCAACCAGCTTGACACTGGAGGAACTGACATCCAAACCCAGCATCGGTTCAGGCTGGCTACCGAACAAGGATCCCAATGAGATCAAGAGCATCCCCTGAAAGAAACCAGCCAGAGGCCGGCGAACTTGTGAATTCACTTGAATGCTAGCAGTTAGGTCCTTGTCCTGCAAAGGTTTTTTCCGATTGCCGCATCTTCGAGCGTTGTCAAAAGCAGACGTTTTGTATGCGATTGCAACAGGCCGAGAGCAAAGTCCCATGCCATCGCCGGGGCAAACCGGGTGAATAAAAAAGCATCAGCGGTCCGTCGGAGCGCCCAGATTTTTATAATGCTGACGCGACCTTACAAAGTTTTTATGCCTCCTGATCCCCAACCCGAGTCCGCTCCCTCCTCCAGCCCAGCCGGCATGAAATACATCCAATCTGCCGCCCTGCGCCGGTTTCTGCGCATCGGCCTGTGGGCGGGCGGCGTCGGCCTGGCCGGTCTGGTCTCGATCCTGATCGCCGTGTCGATCGCCATGGCACTGGCTTATCCCAATCTGCCCGATATCTCCGACCTCTCGGAATACCGCCC is part of the Rhodoferax sp. BAB1 genome and harbors:
- the pilQ gene encoding type IV pilus secretin PilQ, yielding MKNQIVWARWAGAVVVAVWGVSVLAQTAATQASNTTATPASQPIIEAVTGSLQSGAEVVKIDLSQPLTAIPNGFSIKSPAKIALDIPGVGNAMGRSTIEVNQGNLRSVNLIPAGDRTRVVLNLNQATNYKAELQGKSLLLTLDPVAATMAPTAPAPTFAESKSRETLPIKDLDFRRGVSGSGRVVVALPNNQVGVDIRQSGQTLVVEFMKSSLPEGLRRKLDVTDFGTPVQTVTAFQVGDRVRMVIEPKGAWEHSAYQSDDQFVVEVKSLRVDPAKLTQGPGYNGQKLSLNFQNIEIRALLQVIADFTNFNVVTSDSVAGNVTLRLQDVPWDQALDIILQSKGLGLRKNGNVLWIAPKDEILAKEKLEREANAALETLEPVRTQSFQLNYAKAVDVARQLSGAGAVGAGAGAVVSARILSPRGSAIAEPRTNQLFVTDIGSKLEQVQDLIAKLDIAVRQVLIEARIVEASDTFGKSLGVRLGGGIDQITSTSGRGVDFGPTYNAASAGTTNGTFVNLPAGGQGGFNASTFAVSIFGENAARFLNLEISALEADGKGKVVSSPRVVTADKVKAVIEQGTELPYQIASASGATSIAFRKANLMLEVTPQITPEGNVILELDINKDTVGQSTPAGFAIDTKHVKTQVLVENGGTVVIGGIFTQAEAEDTAKVPFFGDLPGLGVLFRNKVKRSEKREMLVFITPKALTDRTSLR
- a CDS encoding pilus assembly protein PilP, with protein sequence MNLIRHLPLLMTVFVLTGCGASSEDELRAWMLEQRNQMRPKVAPISEPKPFKPESYVDTASVDPFSQDKLTSALKRDVVQPATITSALITPELARRKEALEAFPLDTMSMVGSLIQEGQPAALIRVDRLLYQVRLGSYLGMNYGRVTKITETEVILREIVQDAVGEWIERPATLQLQEKVK
- a CDS encoding type 4a pilus biogenesis protein PilO; this encodes MASTSSLNLKLAQLKETLQSQFSNLDPRNPVIWPALPRYGLFLALAILVVVVLWFVWLSGEDEILSQAREKEVKLREEYRTKLAKAINLDALRKQREQVLQYVTQLEKQLPSKAEMDALLSDINQAGLGRSLQFDLFRPGSVVIRDYYAELPIAIKVTGRFHDMASFTSDIAHLSRIVTLNNLTVVPGSTRGAGTLVMDATAKTFRYLDKDEIAAQRKPAGGKK
- a CDS encoding PilN domain-containing protein encodes the protein MILINLLPHREAARKKRQDVFNVSLGASALAGGLIAGIVFLWLQGQISSQEGLNTVLTQEIQKLDNQIKDIAALEAEIAALRARQQAVENLQADRNMPVHLLTELTRQFPEGVYITSMRQDNQLITLQGTAQSNERVSELLRNLAYHSPWFAKPELVEIVAANVPIGKDQRRVANFTMRVRMLRASEVQRPPEPAASAPASAASQPVKP
- a CDS encoding pilus assembly protein PilM, whose product is MISLGSLFGSQPEPMLGLDVSSSSVKLVELSKNKAGQYVLDRCAIEPLERGWITDGNIEKFDEVAEAVRRLVKKSGTKTKNVAMALPPSAVITKKIVLPGGMSEVELEMQVEAEANQYIPFPLEEVSLDFCVIGPSANSAGDIDVLIAASRREKVQDIQGLAESAGLKPVIVDVESYASRLAAKRLIANLPEQGVGAIVALFEVGALTTSMQVIRDDEVLYERDQAFGGAQLTQLIVRQYGFSLEEAEAKKRSGELPEDYESSVLRPFIESMVQEIGRALQFFFTSTPHHKVDYIMLAGGAAALSGLTDAVTQQLSFPCSLVNPFDGMEIGDGIRLKKMTREAPSYLTSCGLAMRRFLQ